One genomic region from Balaenoptera acutorostrata chromosome 1, mBalAcu1.1, whole genome shotgun sequence encodes:
- the LAX1 gene encoding lymphocyte transmembrane adapter 1 has product MPLLTLPRPRQGTKNIYDLLPRRQEELGRHPSRSIRIFSTESLLSRNSDSPPSEHVPSQAGDVLHVHRAHTHAMGYAVGIYDNAMGPQMCGNLTPSAHYVNVRASRDCPSTSSEDSRDYVNIPTAKEIAETLASTNSPPGNLFILPSTKVLELTEEIDEGCGNASDCTSLGSPGTESSDPLNDGEGSSQTSNDYVNMAVLDLETIQGKQPWGTFQCCRDYENVPPDPSGNQQQEEKEATSSNTDRVEGRTDGPETHIQPVVQSGSFLALKDYVTYQSSAQSENSQMKHGEEMSNEDSHDYKNV; this is encoded by the exons ATGCCCTTGCTGACTCTGCCTCGACCCAGACAAGGAACCAAAAATATTTATGACCTCTTGCCCCGAAGACAAGAAGAGCTGG GAAGACATCCGTCAAGAAGTATTCGTATTTTCAGTACCGAGAGCCTCCTCTCCAGAAATTCTGACAGCCCTCCCTCTGAGCATGTG CCCTCCCAAGCAGGTGATGTCCTCCATGTGCACAGAGCCCATACTCATGCCATGGGGTATGCAGTGGGCATCTATGACAATGCCATGGGGCCCCAGATGTGTGGAAACCTCACTCCCTCAGCGCACTATGTCAATGTCAGAGCTTCAAGAGATTGCCCAAGCACTTCTTCAGAGGATTCAAGAGATTATGTCAATATCCCCACAGCAAAGGAGATTGCTGAGACTTTAGCTTCTACCAACAGCCCTCCTGGGAACCTCTTCATCCTGCCAAGTACCAAGGTGCTGGAGTTGACTGAAGAAATAGATGAGGGCTGTGGGAACGCCAGTGACTGCACCAGTTTGGGGTCTCCAGGAACTGAGAGCAGTGATCCACTCAATGATGGGGAAGGGTCTTCTCAGACCTCAAATGATTATGTCAACATGGCAGTGTTGGATCTCGAGACCATCCAGGGGAAGCAGCCCTGGGGAACTTTTCAGTGCTGCAGAGATTATGAAAATGTACCACCAGATCCCAGTGGAAACCAGcagcaggaggagaaggaagcgACATCCTCAAACACAGACCGTGTAGAGGGCAGGACAGATGGTCCCGAGACCCACATCCAACCTGTCGTGCAGTCAGGGAGTTTCCTGGCCTTAAAGGATTATGTGACCTATCAGTCATCTGCACAGAGTGAGAACAGTCAGATGAAACATGGAGAGGAGATGTCAAATGAAGACTCTCATGACTACAAGAATGTGTGA